A window from Cryptomeria japonica chromosome 1, Sugi_1.0, whole genome shotgun sequence encodes these proteins:
- the LOC131027369 gene encoding LOW QUALITY PROTEIN: linoleate 9S-lipoxygenase (The sequence of the model RefSeq protein was modified relative to this genomic sequence to represent the inferred CDS: inserted 2 bases in 1 codon): protein MEAMRVLSKTNLISGRSIPHTILIPTSVREESNQLGLSHLPSLGKTSLFSLQRSLGSLRCRRSSRNFALKIDIHRESEKVKKERFNDYDIKGEVTLQKVSLFSVTDYSAAVADGVSELMGNRVYLQLVSSDQVDPETGSGKTVSEPAYLRWDSWGGPISGDTRYKITFKWNPALGLPGAFLIKNMHAREFFLKSLTIFIPGQGQIRFHCNSWISPSKPNENDRVFFANKAFLPEETPIGLRILREMDMKSLRGDGTGERKMGDLIYDYDVYNDLGQPDKSPQLRREVLGGSQDFPYPRRCRTGRPRIKTAPEFETRTSTNFVPPDERFPYSDFSDFGANTIIAFANMIIPTLVTVFDKAFKTMDEVNELYRSGLQIPENSHKLHRQHKSPLQIIQRLVEEVEDDIPFINFNRPQIVEADEYAWRDDEEFARQTLAGVNPMVIQCFQKFLPSGNLDEKVYGPQKSAITAQHIEKNIEGLSVDQALASKRLFIVDYYDAFTPYVERINKISDDVKTYASRTIFFLTTEGTLKPVAIELCLPPIDGNPAVRKVFTPGKHGTEEGALWQLAKTHAKSNDAGYHQLVSHWLRTHCVTEPFXLLIPHYLDTMDINQAARQSLINAAGIIEQGFTPGRYASEMSSKVYKNWKFNEQGLPADLLIRGMAVPDSKAPHGLKLMIEDYPYAVDGLEIWFALKQWISEYLSLYYKDDASVRRDKELQAWWDEIVNVGHGDLKDDPSRWFKMDSLDEAIHVITTIIWTTSAHHAAVNFGQYSYGGYMPNMPTMSRRLIPEKGTPDYDELLKDPEGYFFSTVSSPTQATLIMAVLEILSKHSKNEVYLGQLQGSTLDRIDDEAVERAFERFSANMIQIERNIIERNSKSDVYKNRHGPAKVPYTLLYPNTTDLSREGGLTGRGVPNSISI, encoded by the exons ATCCTTATCCCCACTTCAGTAAGAGAGGAATCAAATCAACTTGGCCTTTCTCATCTTCCTTCACTGGGCAAAACTTCTTTATTTTCCTTGCAAAGAAGTCTTGGGAGTTTGAGATGTAGGAGAAGTAGCAGGAATTTTGCGTTGAAAATAGATATCCATCGTGAAAGCGAGAAAGTTAAGAAAGAGAGGTTTAATGATTATGATATCAAGGGAGAAGTGACGCTGCAGAAGGTGTCTCTTTTCAGCGTTACGGACTACTCTGCAGCAGTTGCTGATGGGGTTTCAGAGTTGATGGGCAACAGAGTATACCTGCAGCTTGTCAGCAGCGACCAAGTTGATCCTG AGACGGGATCAGGGAAAACAGTTAGCGAACCAGCTTATTTAAGGTGGGATTCGTGGGGCGGACCAATTTCCGGAGACACCCGCTACAAAATTACATTCAAATGGAACCCTGCGCTTGGTTTGCCCGGCGCCTTTCTCATCAAAAACATGCATGCGCGAGAGTTCTTTTTGAAATCTCTCACCATTTTCATCCCAGGTCAAGGTCAAATTCGATTTCACTGCAATTCCTGGATATCCCCATCTAAACCTAACGAGAATGATCGTGTTTTCTTTGCCAATAAG GCTTTTCTTCCAGAAGAGACTCCAATCGGTCTGAGGATACTGAGGGAGATGGATATGAAATCTCTGCGTGGCGACGGAACGGGAGAAAGAAAAATGGGCgatttgatttatgattatgaTGTTTACAATGATCTTGGTCAGCCAGACAAAAGTCCACAACTGCGTAGAGAAGTGCTGGGTGGATCGCAGGACTTCCCATACCCCAGAAGATGCAGAACTGGCCGCCCACGTATTAAAACAG CTCCAGAATTCGAGACCCGAACATCAACAAATTTTGTTCCTCCAGATGAAAGATTTCCGTACTCTGATTTTTCTGACTTTGGAGCAAACACAATCATCGCATTTGCCAACATGATCATTCCCACACTTGTTACCGTCTTCGACAAAGCCTTCAAAACCATGGATGAAGTCAATGAACTTTACAGATCGGGACTTCAAATCCCTGAAAATTCTCACAAGCTACACCGACAACACAAGAGCCCTCTCCAAATTATCCAGCGACTCGTTGAGGAGGTGGAGGATGACATTCCCTTCATAAATTTCAATCGTCCCCAAATTGTTGAAG CTGATGAGTACGCGTGGAGAGACGATGAGGAATTCGCACGCCAAACTCTTGCGGGTGTGAATCCAATGGTAATTCAGTGTTTTCAG AAATTTCTTCCCTCTGGTAACCTGGATGAAAAGGTGTACGGCCCGCAGAAGAGTGCTATCACAGCCCAACATATAGAAAAGAACATTGAGGGCCTTTCTGTGGATCAG GCCTTGGCGTCGAAGCGGCTATTTATTGTAGACTACTATGATGCATTTACGCCCTATGTGGAGCGAATCAACAAAATTTCTGACGATGTTAAAACATATGCAAGCCGGACAATTTTTTTCCTCACCACGGAAGGAACATTAAAGCCAGTGGCCATAGAGTTGTGTTTGCCTCCAATCGATGGGAATCCAGCTGTAAGGAAGGTGTTCACACCAGGCAAACATGGAACAGAAGAAGGAGCACTGTGGCAACTGGCCAAAACCCATGCAAAATCCAATGATGCAGGTTACCATCAGCTTGTCAGTCATTG GCTGAGGACCCATTGTGTCACAGAGCCTTT ATTACTGATCCCCCATTACCTAGATACGATGGACATCAATCAAGCTGCCCGCCAGAGTTTGATAAATGCAGCAGGTATTATTGAACAAGGCTTCACTCCTGGCAGATACGCTTCAGAAATGTCATCTAAAGTCTACAAAAACTGGAAATTTAACGAGCAAGGATTGCCTGCTGACCTTCTTATTAG GGGAATGGCAGTTCCAGACTCGAAGGCACCTCATGGTTTGAAGCTTATGATTGAGGACTACCCATATGCTGTGGACGGCCTTGAAATATGGTTTGCCTTAAAACAATGGATTTCAGAATACTTGTCTCTGTATTACAAGGACGATGCCTCTGTTCGAAGAGACAAAGAATTGCAGGCTTGGTGGGATGAAATAGTAAACGTGGGACATGGAGATCTCAAAGACGATCCATCTAGATGGTTTAAGATGGATTCACTGGATGAAGCAATCCACGTGATCACAACTATCATCTGGACTACATCTGCTCACCATGCAGCAGTCAACTTTGGGCAGTATTCCTATGGAGGATACATGCCCAATATGCCCACAATGAGCAGACGCCTGATTCCAGAGAAAGGAACACCGGATTACGATGAGCTCCTGAAGGACCCAGAAGGATATTTCTTCAGCACTGTTTCTTCTCCAACACAGGCCACCCTTATCATGGCTGTTTTGGAAATTTTGTCAAAGCATTCAAAAAATGAGGTATATCTGGGACAATTGCAGGGATCCACCTTGGACAGAATAGATGATGAAGCTGTAGAAAGAGCATTCGAGAGATTTTCAGCCAACATGATACAGATTGAGAGGAATATAATCGAGAGGAATAGTAAAAGCGATGTTTATAAGAACAGGCATGGACCTGCAAAAGTTCCTTATACCTTGCTCTACCCCAACACTACTGATTTATCAAGAGAAGGTGGTCTCACAGGCCGCGGAGTGCCGAACAGCATATCCATTTGA